From the Drechmeria coniospora strain ARSEF 6962 chromosome 02, whole genome shotgun sequence genome, the window ACTGATAAAGGTGCCTGCTTGCTGCCTTGATTGTGGGACTGGATATTTGTCAGTGACAATCTGAATTGGGATTaggagtacagagtacagtacttctcTCCTGCAAACTAAGCACTGTAAGTGCCTGCCTAGTGcctacttactactacttaagtactgtgcaaTGGTCTCGGCTAGCGGCAACGTACAGTATGCATGGCCGGATGGATACtgtctgtaagtacaagtaagtatgtataTACAGCCATTAGGTACAAGTATTCATCTACAGCAAGTAGGTgtgaagtacggagtgccgtactccgtacaagtacagtattaatacttgtactgtactccgtaagtaggAACCTTATTAGGAGTGCGCATtgcattactccgtatgtgCCCCATAATAAATCCTACAACGAACTGCAAGGCTGACGGAAACAACAACCTCATGATCAAACCTGCCCACTTCTCCTGCATCTGCCATTTGCGTTGAATCTACGCCAGCCAAGTTCCGTATACCCTAGCAGAGGGATATATTGCGAAGCCTGATCACCCTTTCTGCACGGCCCCCTTTCCGTTCCGGTCACGGCATCGAGCCGGTCCGTCGCAATCATGCCTAAAGCAGAGGTCGGCTCGACCAAACATCTCTCCAATAAGCTCAAGAGCAAGGGTCTCCAGCGTCTACGATGGTACTGCCAAGTGTGCTCGAAGCAAACACGAGATGCGAACGGCTTCAAAATGCACACGCAGTCCGAGAGTCACGTGCGGCAGATGattctcgtcggcgaagatCCCAAGAAATTCATCGACGACTTCAGCAACCAGTTCGTGAGAGACTTCCTGCAACTTCTCAAGACGGGCCACGGAGAGAAGCAGGTACACATAAATCGTTTCTACCAGGAATACATTAGCAACAAAGAGCACGTCCACATGAACGCTACCAAGTGGCCATCTCTGACCGAATTCGCCAAGTATCTCGGGCGCGAGTCCATCTGTAGGGTGGAGGAAAACGAGGAAGGCATTCACATCTCCTGGATCGACAACTCGCCAGACAATCTGCGAAGGCAAGAGGCGCTGCGCAAGAAAGAAGCTCAGGATCAAGGCGACAGCCATATCGAGCAGCGCATGATCAAGGAGCAGATTCGACGTGCGCAGGAAGCCAAAGCCGCCCAAGGCGGGGTACAAGAGGACGAAGAGGCTCGGAACCTGAAAAGGAAAGATGGTGAAAAGATTACTCTAGCTTTTGGAGCCAAGCCAAAGGCCCGGGACACGGAACCAACGTTGCAAGGTGCCTCGTCGAATGAATCGCCGGCTGCTGGACAAGCACCCGTTGAGGCAGAGAAGATTGACGGGCCAGACAAGGCAGCCGCTTCGCCGGGTGTTCTTGGAGGAGTGTCAATGAAAATGGGCAGCAAGCCGCAGCCCAAAAACGTTTTTGCACAGACAAAGAAGAAGGCGATGGTTGCTGTAAGTTCAAGCAAGAGCAGCAAGGTCGAGGAGCCGAAGAAGATGAGCGAGGTGGAAAGAATCATGCGAGAGGAAATGGAAAGGAAGCGACCCGCCGGGGGATCTATAGGGTTCAGAATGCCGCCTGGGAAGAAGCACCGCACGAACTGAACACGAAATGTCCGCATGCAACAACCCACGGTGCGTGAAAGGATTTGTAATGCTGCTGCCTGAGTATGTGACATGCCCCCTGTGGCACGTGGTGCCCAAACGCCCCCTTGATCCTGCTCCAACAGGTAACGCCGTATTCGCCATCGTAGAAATCATTCATTGTCTCAAGACGTCTCGCTCACTACGCATCCGCCTCTGTTTCGGTGCCGTCTCTCCTGCGAGCAAGTCAGCGTCCGCTTTGCCATGCGTAGTTTGCCGCGGCGTCCTAACGTACGGTATATACTGTATTCTGTATTCGTCCTCGAGCATCGATCGGATCTCATCGGGGAGTTGC encodes:
- a CDS encoding zinc finger protein RTS2; this translates as MPKAEVGSTKHLSNKLKSKGLQRLRWYCQVCSKQTRDANGFKMHTQSESHVRQMILVGEDPKKFIDDFSNQFVRDFLQLLKTGHGEKQVHINRFYQEYISNKEHVHMNATKWPSLTEFAKYLGRESICRVEENEEGIHISWIDNSPDNLRRQEALRKKEAQDQGDSHIEQRMIKEQIRRAQEAKAAQGGVQEDEEARNLKRKDGEKITLAFGAKPKARDTEPTLQGASSNESPAAGQAPVEAEKIDGPDKAAASPGVLGGVSMKMGSKPQPKNVFAQTKKKAMVAVSSSKSSKVEEPKKMSEVERIMREEMERKRPAGGSIGFRMPPGKKHRTN